From Flavobacterium arcticum, the proteins below share one genomic window:
- a CDS encoding T9SS type A sorting domain-containing protein: MKKFYFLSLALLSAAAFGQSVVITKVIDGTLPHDGCAGTEGTYSPKIVELYVSGTVDFATNDYRVQTEANGAANEDAINWSDGLFLSSLNQITDSFVYLVNIPEDFDTGEPYYENTLPVFTEMYPDLTNVIFNTYAPNMNGNDALRIATYDGDNLISVIDQFGSPLDIADGSDYTAAWSYQDSYVTRNNSVAANGGNFDASTFTYGGNNALDGVTCSEFVTAVALESFLSTKTFDTISGLKMFPNPVSGNILNITSNANAAKTVGIFDVLGKQVVNTVTANGTVNVSALTAGVYIVKITEEGKTATRKLVVR, encoded by the coding sequence ATGAAAAAATTTTACTTTTTATCACTAGCACTTTTATCTGCTGCTGCATTCGGACAGAGTGTAGTTATTACCAAAGTTATAGATGGCACATTACCTCATGATGGATGCGCTGGAACGGAAGGTACTTACAGTCCTAAAATTGTTGAACTTTATGTATCAGGAACAGTTGATTTTGCAACTAATGACTATAGAGTACAAACAGAAGCAAATGGTGCCGCAAACGAAGATGCAATTAATTGGAGTGATGGATTATTTTTAAGCTCACTTAATCAAATTACTGATTCATTTGTTTATTTAGTTAATATTCCAGAAGACTTTGATACAGGCGAACCATATTATGAAAATACACTTCCAGTTTTTACTGAAATGTATCCAGACCTTACAAATGTAATATTCAATACTTATGCCCCTAACATGAATGGTAATGATGCTCTTAGAATCGCTACTTATGATGGAGACAATTTAATAAGTGTTATTGATCAATTTGGAAGCCCACTTGATATTGCTGATGGTAGTGACTATACTGCTGCATGGTCTTACCAAGACAGTTATGTAACTAGAAATAACAGTGTTGCAGCTAACGGTGGTAACTTTGACGCTTCTACTTTTACTTACGGAGGTAATAATGCTCTAGACGGTGTTACTTGTTCTGAGTTTGTAACTGCAGTAGCTTTAGAATCTTTTTTATCTACTAAAACATTTGATACTATCTCTGGTCTTAAAATGTTCCCTAACCCAGTTTCAGGAAACATTCTTAACATAACATCTAATGCTAACGCTGCTAAAACAGTTGGTATATTTGATGTACTAGGAAAACAAGTAGTAAACACTGTAACTGCAAACGGAACTGTAAATGTTTCTGCACTTACTGCTGGTGTTTATATCGTAAAAATTACAGAAGAAGGTAAAACTGCTACAAGAAAACTTGTAGTTAGATAA
- a CDS encoding T9SS type A sorting domain-containing protein: MAKKYFYITLLFVSLFSLGANAQENKGNSTMSSSQAIEGLNIYPNPVNTDRIYITSKNMLSKEIQIYDVLGKKILQTVVNGKELGISSLTPGVYIIKIKEGEATSTKKLIIK, from the coding sequence ATGGCAAAAAAATATTTTTATATAACACTATTATTCGTTTCTCTTTTTAGTCTTGGCGCTAATGCCCAAGAAAATAAAGGGAATTCTACTATGAGTAGTAGTCAAGCCATAGAAGGACTTAATATATACCCTAATCCTGTAAATACTGACAGAATATATATTACTTCGAAAAATATGCTGAGTAAAGAAATTCAGATATATGATGTATTAGGGAAAAAGATACTCCAAACTGTAGTTAATGGCAAAGAACTTGGCATTTCGTCGCTTACTCCTGGGGTGTACATTATAAAGATAAAAGAAGGCGAAGCTACTTCTACAAAGAAATTGATTATTAAATAG
- a CDS encoding DUF4296 domain-containing protein, with amino-acid sequence MKRAALILLAFLVLGCNDNAPKEPEKLLSEEEMVNVLYDITMLQSIRSFKPQVLRENHVDVAEYVYNKYDIDSTIFAQNHTYYASQLDVYERIHNKVSDSVKKQQEPFKEEEVETKKDTIKKGKNKILDSIASKRLKMNEEKKDK; translated from the coding sequence ATGAAGAGAGCAGCACTTATACTATTAGCATTTTTGGTTTTGGGGTGTAATGATAATGCCCCTAAAGAACCTGAAAAACTACTCAGCGAAGAAGAGATGGTTAATGTGTTGTATGATATTACCATGTTGCAATCCATAAGGTCTTTTAAACCACAGGTGTTAAGAGAGAATCACGTAGATGTTGCAGAATATGTTTATAATAAGTATGATATAGATAGTACTATTTTTGCTCAAAACCACACGTATTATGCATCACAATTAGATGTGTATGAGCGTATTCATAACAAAGTGAGCGATAGTGTGAAAAAACAACAAGAACCTTTTAAAGAAGAAGAGGTGGAAACTAAAAAGGACACTATTAAAAAAGGTAAAAACAAAATATTAGATAGTATTGCCTCAAAAAGGCTTAAAATGAATGAGGAAAAGAAAGACAAGTAA
- a CDS encoding LuxE/PaaK family acyltransferase gives MITASDIFNIASKKEFEKITLKVFRQQYDSNIIYQKFCALLKKDKQNVKTVKDIPFLPIQFFKTHKIVSSQEPIQVTFTSSGTTGMVTSNHHVIDLSHYEQSFRQAFSQFYGNIEDYTIIALLPSYLEREGSSLIYMVNDLIEGSNNPDSGFYLHNYAELINKLTQLDKSGENVLLIGVTYALLDLIEMQQFQLKNTIIMETGGMKGKRREMIREELHEILCTGFGVNEIHSEYGMTELLSQAYSLGNGVFECPPWMDILIRDTEDALNYVGYNKTGGINVIDLANINSCSFIATQDLGKKYSNQSFEVLGRFDNSDIRGCNLMVL, from the coding sequence TTGATTACTGCATCAGATATATTTAATATTGCCTCAAAAAAAGAGTTTGAAAAAATCACACTAAAGGTGTTCCGCCAACAGTATGATAGTAATATTATATATCAGAAATTTTGTGCCTTATTAAAAAAGGACAAGCAGAACGTAAAAACCGTTAAAGACATCCCGTTTTTGCCCATACAGTTCTTTAAAACCCATAAAATAGTTAGTAGTCAAGAACCTATACAAGTAACCTTTACTAGTAGCGGCACTACGGGCATGGTTACCAGCAACCACCATGTAATTGACCTTAGTCACTACGAACAAAGCTTTCGGCAAGCGTTTTCTCAATTTTATGGTAATATTGAAGATTATACTATAATAGCACTCCTCCCTTCTTATTTAGAGCGCGAGGGCTCATCGCTAATCTATATGGTTAACGATTTGATAGAAGGCTCTAATAACCCTGATAGTGGTTTCTATCTGCATAACTACGCTGAGCTTATCAACAAACTTACACAACTTGACAAGTCAGGTGAAAATGTATTGTTAATAGGTGTTACCTATGCCCTACTCGACTTAATTGAAATGCAACAATTTCAATTAAAAAACACTATTATAATGGAAACAGGCGGCATGAAAGGTAAACGTCGTGAAATGATACGCGAAGAACTACACGAAATACTATGCACAGGTTTTGGTGTAAACGAAATCCATTCAGAGTATGGTATGACTGAGCTTTTATCGCAAGCCTACTCCTTAGGCAACGGTGTTTTTGAATGCCCTCCTTGGATGGATATACTCATAAGAGATACCGAAGATGCACTTAACTATGTAGGTTATAATAAAACAGGCGGTATTAATGTTATCGACCTTGCTAACATAAACTCTTGCTCGTTTATAGCTACACAAGATTTAGGTAAAAAATACAGTAATCAGTCCTTTGAGGTTTTAGGACGATTTGATAATTCAGATATTCGCGGTTGCAACCTCATGGTATTATAA
- a CDS encoding T9SS type A sorting domain-containing protein: MKKIYSLSLLMAVSLSFAQTPIITGVMDGPCTGGHPKAVEIYANGTVDFANYSLENQSNANTTWGNTLNLASFGTVTDDFIYIVSADTNTSFSSEFADVPSSHIFYTSTENGEPAPVSINGDDRVRIIDVGMTVIDQYGEEGVDGSETTWEYLDSWARRVDGTGPNGGTFNADNWTYGGVDALDGLGLCNAEAALSTIVPFGQYNATASVQQNSISTLKMFPNPLSGSILNITSNANATKVVAIYDVLGKQVVNTVTKNGTINVSGLTSGVYIVKITEEGKTATRKLVVK, translated from the coding sequence ATGAAAAAAATTTACTCTTTATCTTTATTAATGGCGGTAAGTCTATCTTTCGCTCAAACACCTATAATCACGGGTGTCATGGATGGCCCTTGCACTGGTGGTCACCCAAAAGCAGTCGAAATTTATGCTAACGGCACTGTAGATTTTGCTAACTATTCTTTAGAAAACCAAAGTAACGCTAACACAACATGGGGCAACACTTTAAACCTTGCTTCTTTTGGTACTGTAACAGATGATTTCATCTATATCGTAAGTGCTGATACTAATACATCTTTCTCAAGTGAGTTTGCCGATGTACCTTCATCTCATATTTTCTATACAAGTACAGAAAATGGAGAGCCAGCTCCTGTAAGTATAAATGGTGATGACAGGGTAAGAATTATTGATGTAGGAATGACTGTAATAGATCAATATGGAGAAGAAGGAGTGGATGGTAGTGAAACTACATGGGAGTACTTGGATTCATGGGCGAGAAGAGTAGACGGTACTGGTCCTAACGGCGGAACATTTAATGCTGACAACTGGACTTATGGTGGTGTAGACGCATTAGACGGACTGGGCCTATGTAATGCTGAAGCAGCATTATCTACAATAGTACCCTTCGGACAATACAATGCAACAGCATCAGTACAACAAAATAGTATTTCAACACTTAAAATGTTCCCTAACCCACTATCAGGAAGCATTCTTAACATAACATCTAATGCTAATGCTACAAAAGTAGTTGCTATATATGATGTATTAGGCAAGCAAGTAGTAAATACAGTAACCAAAAACGGAACTATAAATGTTTCAGGTTTAACCTCTGGCGTTTATATTGTTAAAATTACCGAAGAAGGTAAAACAGCTACAAGAAAACTTGTTGTTAAATAA
- a CDS encoding NAD-dependent epimerase/dehydratase family protein has product MILVTGGTGLVGAHLLLQLAEGKKAVRALYRTEVSKIKTKKLFEHYNKSNLFTTIEWVEGDITDIPSLETAFANVTHVYHCAAYISFDPNDEELLRKVNIEGTANVVNCALAYGVRKLCHVSSIAALGNPRENETTITEETEWNPEVKHSDYAISKHGAEMEVWRAWQEGLDMVVVNPGLIFGYGFWAQGSGKIFKTVNNGQYFYTKGSCGVIAVEDVTTIMIELMASEVSGERYTLVAEQLSYKEMLFSIADGLNKKRPSIYATPFLTSVAWRLDWLLSKLLQRKRVMTRDMATATHNDENYDNSKIKALLDYNFTNVKEYLKQIASAAEHLQ; this is encoded by the coding sequence ATGATATTAGTAACTGGCGGAACAGGTTTAGTAGGTGCACACCTACTGCTACAATTAGCAGAAGGCAAAAAAGCGGTACGTGCACTGTATCGCACTGAAGTTAGCAAAATAAAAACCAAGAAGCTTTTTGAACACTATAACAAAAGCAACCTGTTTACAACTATAGAATGGGTAGAGGGTGATATAACCGATATTCCGTCGCTTGAAACTGCTTTTGCAAATGTTACTCATGTTTATCATTGTGCTGCCTATATATCTTTTGACCCTAATGACGAGGAGCTATTACGAAAAGTGAATATAGAGGGTACTGCCAATGTAGTGAACTGCGCGTTAGCGTATGGTGTACGGAAGTTGTGCCACGTTAGCTCTATTGCCGCACTAGGCAATCCTAGAGAGAATGAAACAACTATTACCGAAGAAACAGAATGGAACCCTGAAGTAAAACATAGCGATTATGCCATAAGCAAACATGGCGCAGAAATGGAAGTATGGCGGGCTTGGCAAGAAGGGCTTGATATGGTAGTTGTAAACCCTGGTCTTATATTTGGTTATGGGTTTTGGGCACAGGGTAGCGGTAAGATATTTAAAACAGTAAACAATGGTCAGTACTTTTATACCAAAGGAAGCTGTGGTGTTATAGCTGTAGAAGATGTTACAACGATTATGATAGAGCTTATGGCTAGTGAAGTATCTGGCGAAAGATATACTCTTGTAGCAGAGCAGCTATCATATAAAGAAATGTTATTTAGTATTGCAGATGGGTTAAATAAAAAACGTCCTAGTATATATGCTACTCCTTTTTTAACATCGGTAGCTTGGCGTTTAGACTGGCTATTATCAAAACTACTACAAAGAAAAAGAGTAATGACCAGAGATATGGCAACCGCTACTCACAATGATGAAAATTATGACAACAGCAAAATTAAAGCATTACTAGATTATAATTTCACTAACGTTAAAGAGTACTTGAAACAAATAGCAAGTGCCGCAGAACATTTACAGTAA
- the tyrS gene encoding tyrosine--tRNA ligase, translated as MKNFVEELQWRGMVHDIMPGTEEQLNKEMTTAYIGFDPTSDSLHIGSLVPIIILVHLQKCGHKPIALVGGATGMIGDPSGKSDERNLLDEAALEKNVAGIKGVLSRFLDFDSTDANAPMLVNNYDWMKEFSFIDFARDVGKRITVNYMMAKDSVKKRLTGEAGSGMSFTEFTYQLIQGYDFYHLYKHHNCMLQLGGSDQWGNITTGTELVRRMNDEGAKAYAMTCPLITKADGSKFGKSEGGNIWLDADKTSVYKFYQFWINTTDVDAEKYIKIFTFLPKEEIEQLVMEHKEAPHLRLLQKKLAEQVTIFVHSEQELEKAIKASNVLFGKSDADDLKALDSATFLEVFDGVPQAEVAMTDIEEGLAIIDAFVAKSEFLSSNGEARRALKENSISVNRAKVKEDYTITKEDLINDQFVLLQKGKKNYYILRIK; from the coding sequence ATGAAAAATTTTGTAGAAGAATTACAATGGAGAGGTATGGTGCACGACATTATGCCAGGAACTGAAGAGCAATTAAATAAAGAAATGACGACTGCCTATATTGGCTTCGACCCAACTTCTGATTCATTGCATATTGGTAGCCTTGTGCCTATTATCATTTTGGTTCATTTGCAAAAATGTGGTCATAAACCCATTGCCCTTGTGGGTGGTGCTACAGGTATGATAGGTGATCCATCGGGTAAATCGGATGAAAGAAATTTGCTAGATGAGGCTGCACTTGAGAAAAACGTAGCGGGTATAAAAGGTGTGCTTTCACGCTTTTTGGATTTTGACTCTACTGATGCAAATGCACCTATGTTAGTAAATAATTATGACTGGATGAAAGAGTTTTCTTTTATCGATTTTGCTCGCGATGTGGGTAAGCGTATTACTGTAAACTATATGATGGCTAAAGATTCGGTTAAAAAACGTCTTACAGGCGAAGCTGGATCAGGAATGTCTTTTACCGAGTTTACCTACCAACTTATACAAGGTTATGATTTTTACCATTTGTATAAACATCATAACTGTATGCTACAGCTTGGCGGTAGCGACCAGTGGGGTAATATTACCACGGGTACAGAGTTGGTGCGTAGAATGAATGATGAGGGTGCAAAAGCATATGCTATGACGTGTCCGCTTATTACGAAAGCTGATGGTTCTAAATTTGGGAAATCAGAAGGAGGTAATATATGGCTAGATGCCGATAAAACATCAGTGTATAAATTTTACCAGTTTTGGATTAATACTACCGATGTTGATGCCGAAAAGTATATTAAGATATTTACTTTTTTACCAAAGGAAGAAATAGAACAATTAGTAATGGAGCATAAAGAGGCACCTCATTTACGACTACTACAAAAAAAATTAGCAGAACAAGTAACAATATTTGTGCATTCGGAACAAGAATTAGAAAAAGCAATAAAAGCCTCTAATGTATTGTTTGGAAAATCTGATGCAGATGATTTAAAAGCATTAGATAGTGCTACTTTCTTAGAAGTATTTGATGGTGTCCCACAGGCAGAAGTTGCAATGACAGATATAGAAGAAGGTTTGGCTATAATTGATGCCTTTGTTGCAAAATCTGAGTTTTTATCTAGTAATGGAGAAGCAAGACGCGCATTGAAAGAAAATTCAATTTCTGTAAATAGAGCTAAAGTAAAAGAGGACTACACTATTACTAAAGAAGATTTAATAAATGACCAGTTTGTATTATTACAAAAAGGGAAAAAGAACTATTACATACTGAGAATAAAATAG